A segment of the Bos mutus isolate GX-2022 chromosome 17, NWIPB_WYAK_1.1, whole genome shotgun sequence genome:
GAACCCAGCTGAGGGAGGCCAGGCAGCAAACGAGTTAAGTAAACTGCCCTGAAATAAGCCTGGCCGCAAGTCGGTCAGAACCTTGTAGCCTCTTGAATCTTACCACAAAACTGTCTGGATGAGCCTtgagaataaaacaaattttactgTAATTGCTGCTGAGGGAatactttttttctgattgttcCTCATGCTATTTTTACTTTATCCTGCCCATAAAATGACCAACTATCTGAGGCACTTCAaaggttttaaattttgaagaGGAAATCTTAATTGCTCTTTAAGGGTGATTTTGTAACTATTATTGACTGTTGTTTCTAATTCTTATGGCTACAGGAAATTTTTAATTCCAGAAACAAACAAAGCCAGTACTATATGCAGGAAGTGTCATACTGCCATACTGCCTTTATTTCTCCAGAAGGTTATAACCCTTCTAGCCTGAAGGGAGCTGAGACAGGACCCAAGATGCGAACTTGGAGAAAACTGTTTGATTTTAGGGAGTATCCTTCAGCAAATGCCAGTGTCTTTGCCATCCAAAGTCTGCCAGGACCCAATTTTGACTGTTAATTAGCTCAATTTAGATCTTTGTTTTACCCACCCCAGGCACGAGAAACCAAGACCAGGCCTGTTACAAACACTGTTCTTCGGGAGGCCTGACCCGGACCTGAAACACTGTCAACAGTAGCACAGACTGTCACTGTACAAACAGGGAGAATATTAACGCTAATTTCTGAGGGAAAAACAACCAAAGAATGCAACTCTCAGGTCATgactaaattatttatttaagccATCTCTTCCTGCTATAAGCAAAGGGATGGAAGATCAGTGAAATGGTCCTCAAGTGTAATGGTCATCACTGGATACAAGGTGGTGAGCTTAAGGTCCCGTATACTTTTCTGGTCCATGCGTGCAGAGTAATGGTCCAAACCAGTGCTCTGGTCCCCACTGGGTGGTGGTCCAGGTTCTCTTTATTCGTCTTCATAGCCGGTTGGAAGCGGGTTCACATGAGGGTTATGGAATAGGGTATGGTTACCATCTCCCCAGGGAAAGGGCTGTGGAGTGAAGACGGCAATTAGGCAGTTCCAGAAAACAGTCAGCACTGCCACGAACTGCTTAAAACAGCAAGTAGCAGGTAACACATAAAATGGAAATTCGTCCTTTACATAACTGCCATGTTTCAGTGCTCCCGTAAGAGAGCTCTTATAAACTCCAGGGGAGCCTGTAAAGAGGACAGTAGGAAAGGCAAGCTCAAGTCCATTACTCATAAGCCTCTCCCTTGTAACTAAACCTCAGTGCTGTGTTTCTGGAAGTGCAGTCCTCCCATCACCTACATCAGAATGCTAGAGGCGGGTACAGGGGAGGAGATGCTGACTTCAATGCAGATTTCTGGACCTGAAACAAATCTCTGGATTGGAAACTGCAACATACCCTCAACTATTCTGCATGGTACTTTTGAAAAACATTGCTCCAGGGCAGTGATTTCCAACCCAGGATGATTCTGCCCTTGTGGAGACACAGGCCAGCATCTGGAGACATCTTGAAGAGGAGGTACCACTACCACTTAGTGGTTAGAAGTCAAGGATGCTGCTAATATCCTGTAACTCACAGGACTGCCCTTTGCCCCAacaagaattatccagccccagATGTCAATGGTACCGAGGTTAAGACATTTCGCTGTATGTATGCCTTCTAATTCTATCGTACAAGGGTGGCAGTGGCGCTGAGACTCATCAATTCTTTCGGAATTTAAGAATCCAGCTTAATTTTCCACTTGGGCTAAGTGATAGTAGTTAAATATCTACATCAAGAGTCAAAAAATGACACAGTCGGGGTGGTAACTAGCATAGGGGTGAAGATTAGAAGCTGTCAATCTCTTCGTTATGCAGCTAGTAGCTGTCAGATGCCCAGGTTTTAGAAAGGTGAACCGCCTTCCGACTCTGCCAGCTTAAGGTAATTTCACAAACCTCCAAGTTTTGTACAACCGACAACTGTTAACAGCATCAGAAGTTAAACGATGGGATGACTCAGAAAAAACCGAAGGGCACTTGTTGTATGaccttgaaaaagaaaactcaggccTGGccggagaaaataaaaatgtgtttgggaggattaaatgagaaactgTGCACGCCCGGCACCCACCGTTTTAGAGAATTAAGAACTTGGACTAGGGCATTTGGGGAAAGGCGAACAGACACTTGAAGAGACTGCAAGGGGGTACCTTGGACCTGATGCGGAGATGGGGATAGGCCACGAACTCGGGTCTCTCCTCCTCTCCGTGGTGCGACTTCAGGAAGACATTCAGCATGCTCACTCCCACCCCAGGGAGCGCCACGAAGTAGGTGAGGGCCTTCCACATGCGAGCTGCAGAGGGGGCACGACCGCTCAAGCCGGGCGAGGAGCCGCCCGCGTTTCACCTCCCTCCCCCAAGTCCTCAAACCAAGGTCAAAACCCCGCCGCTCTTCTCTTCAGCAGACCAGAGGCCCGCCCCACGACCCCGGTCCCAGTACCTGAGCCCTCCTCGCCATGGGCGCCACTGGACATACACCGACTCAGCTGCAGCCGGGAACGACCCAGCAACCCAAAAACCCGAGATCCAGCTGCCGCCGCCATCTTCGACCTGAGTCCCCCGCCGCGCCGGAAGCGGAAATAGAATGTTGCCTGTGGAGGGTGGGACCACAACCTCAAAAGGAAGTTCCTATTGGGCGGTACCTTTTCCGCGGAGGCTGCGCATTGTAGTGTGAAAGCTCGGAGCCGCGGAAGCCAGAGGGAGCATGCGCTCAGCAAGCCtgtgtgcatgctgctgctgctgctgctgctgctgctgctgctgctgctgctgctgctgctgctgctgctgctgctgctgctgctgctgctgctgctgctgctgctgctaagtcgcttcagtcgtgtctgctgctgctgctgctaagtcgcttcagtcgtgtccgaaacgtctggcagcccaccaggttcccctgtccctgggattctccaggcaagaacactggagtggggtgccattgccttctcctcctgtgtgCATACCTTGTTCCTAAGGTCAGCACCGCGGTGAAGTTAAGCGCgtaaaaaaaaaggtttgtggAAGGACATCCTGGCATCCAGGGTCGCTCCCTTCGTTGGAGTCCGTGCGCATCAACAGGTTCCGAGCACAAATCTCCTATCTAAAATGCTTTTTCcctcctcatcctctgtctctgcgttattttttttttcaagacacCAAGACATAATAattgtcatcattattattttgtagGCATCACACAGCTTATAATCTGTCAGGGGAAACAAAAGATTTTGCCACTGCAGCATCCTCAAACTCTGGGATCGTGCCTGGCAAGTAACAGGTGCTTAACACaaatatgttgaatgaatgaatagcaaCGGGAAACAATTGACATCTCTTACACTTtatctccggagaaggcaatggcaccccactccagtactcttgcctggaaaatcccatggacggaggagtctggtaggctgcagtccatggagtcactaagagtcggacacgattgagcgacttcactttcacttttcattttcatgcattggagaaggaaatggcaacccactctagtgttcttgcctggagaatcccagggacgggggagcctggtgggctgtctatggggtcgcacagagtcacacacgactgaagtgacttagccacagCCACATACTTTATCTCTGCAATTCTTTCCtacccttcttttttcttcttcttctactcatctaaaaacagtttttaaaataaaagtttaaaaatagatgcGTAagagagacttccttggtggtccagtggttaagactccaccctcccaatacagggggctcaggttccatccctcctCAGGGAGCTAGATCTagcatgtggcaactaagacccagcgaagccaaataaaaataaataaacaaaatcttaaaaatagatacataaggtaaaataaaagtaaacttcTTGACCAtaggttcctttaaaaatatgatgaaagCTCTGAATCCTTTCctcaaatgaaatattaatacagCTTCTCAGCACACACAGTTTAAGCGCACAATGAGAGGGGAAGAAGGTAGAGTGCACCCAGAGACCCCCTAAGAGTCCTGTGCTCCAAATTAAGAACCCCTACTTAGAGGAATAAACAGAGACTCTGGTGTGGGTAGACTGGATTCATATTTTGTTCCCATCCCTCACAGCCTGTATGACCTTGAGGAAGTCAGATAAACGCATCCTGCAGtttcatgaaaacaaaaacagggtCATATTACCAGAGCTTCTCAACCTGATCTTTCTTTCTCTGGGTAGCCTGGGTTTTTGCATGTTATGGTGAAATTAGAATTGTCAAATCTCTAGGCATTATCGAACAGAGTTAAAGGGTCTGTGAAGCCCTACAGCATAGCCATGGAAAGGATCTGAGCTCAAGGATCAGGAaatcctgggttcaaatctggtCTGCCCTCAGCTGTTCCTCTTCTCTAAAGTGGGAATGTAATATGCACTTAACTCATTTATCTGACAAACAGTAATTTAAGACACAGCTCCACCTGGAGAAGTTACTCACCCTCCATTCATAGTCATGATGGttaatttagtaaatattaaCTACAGTGGCTACCGTGTGCCAGGTGTACACAGTAGTGTGCAAGAGCTGGAAGAGCTCTCATGCAATTTACAATTCAGTGCTAGAGACAGGATTAAGCAAAAAATACCCAATGCCCGGGATATgttaaaaattcaacaaatgtttattttcccaTAGAACTTTAATACATCTTGCAGGGTGGTACTGCTAAGTAAGGATTGTAATATGTTTGGAACACAGTACCTTCTCAGGCATGATACCTATGATATTCTTGCCAAGTATGCTCAGCATTTGCAAAGCCTTGGGTGACTGAGTTTAGACAGTCCAGGAAACCAAAGTCATCAATACAAcaaatagctaatatttactgagcatttacttcATGTTCACATCTATGACAAGCACTTTGCATAAATTGTCTTCCCCACCTCAGAAAATGGTGACTTGGTTCCTCAAGTGAAACACTTTGGAATCATCTTTGatcactctcttctctctctgtctctcatgtGGGATCCAATTCCCTGACCACTGAAatcgaatccatgccccctgctgtggaagcacagagtcttcaccactggacccccagggaagtcccccccctacattttattttattgtactttattatttttttttatacacACAATTCTTACTCAGAATCCGACCATTTCTTACCACATACTGCTCCCAATCTGATCAAAGGTGTTAGCTCTCACCTGGACAATTGCAAAGCCTCCTGACTGGTCTCCTTGCTTCCTGGCCCTTTCACAGTCTATTCTTAGAGAACAGCTAGGGGAATCCTCTAACACTGGTCATCTTCctcctctgctcaaaatcctCAGTGGTTCCCATCTCACTCAGTAAATGCCAAAGTCCCGAGAGTGGGCTGCCAGATCCCACACACCGTGTCCCCAGCCGCCCCACTGACACCATCTAGTCTACCTGCCCCCTTGCCCACTTCACGCCAGCAACACTGACCCTCCTGCCTTTCTGTGAACGTGCCAGGCATGCCTCTGACTCAGGACTTTTGCACACGCTCATCTCTCTGCCTGGAAGAGTTTCCCCCCAGGTAGCGGCatgaattgtttccttatttcACTCAGGGGTTGTCTTAGAAGTCATCTCTTATCAGGAAGGCCTTCCCAGGCCACCCTGAAGTGACGTAGCTCCTCCCCACCCTGACACTCTATCCTCCTTACTGTGCCTTAGCTATCTTTGTGGCACTTCCCACCATCTgctgtattaaatatttattggtttGTGGTCTGCCTGGGGCAGAGACTATGATTTGCTCACTGGTGTGACCACTTGGCCCATTATAGGACCTCGCTGAATGTACATTAATCCCAACCATGGacctgtggtggtttagttgctcggtcatgtccacctctttgcaaccccatggactgtagccccgccaacctcccctgtccataggattctccaggcaagaatactgaagtgagttgcaatttccttctccaggggatcttccccacccaggtatcgaactcaggtctcttgtgttgcaggcagagtctttaccgactgagctatgaacCTGTGAACTAGATACTATTCTCCCCTtacttttcagataagaaaacagacttgAAGTTGTGAGGATATTGCCCAAGATCCCCAAGCTTTAGGCAGTTGGTGGACCCAGGTAGTGTGGGACTCaagttcttcttttttaaaaaaaatttaaaaaattaatttaattttggctgtgctgggtctttgctgctgtgagaGTTCTCTAGTTTCGATGAGGGCTTttcgctgcagtggcttctcttgttgcagagcacaggttctagagcatgcaggctcagtagctgtggtgtacaggcttggttgctctgcagaacgtggaatcttccccaaccaggaacagaacccatgccctctgcactggcaggcggattcttaaccactggaccaccaggaaagtccgtCAAGTCAGTTTTTTTAACCTCAAAGCCATGCAGACTTTGCTGTAGGTAGAACGACACCAACTTCGAGAGGTCACCCTGTCGAGCTCATGCTAGTCTGATGCTCTGAACAGggatgaacaagaaaaaaaaaaaagagctacatAATTTCTGATCTCAGtaggtttgaaaagaaaaatatttcaaatcatgGGTCCTCGAGAATGAATGGAACCATCAGGTGTGTTTTCTAGGTGCTGAGCTGGAAGTTCCCACCTTGTGCTGCCTCTCACAGTGACCCCCAGGGCATCTGGCCTCTCTGTGAGGGAGTCTCCCCAAGGCCATGGCCAGCCAGGCCTGGATTTGACGTCATCTTCTCTGGCAGCTGGTGATGTTTACACTCATGCTGAAGCCACTACGGTCTCTGGCGCTCTATTTCCTTGAAATAGAGAGCTGGCAGGCAGGCACCTCAATCCTGGAGCCAGCTGCTGGTGGGGTAATTGGAGGAAGGCTGGGGGAGGCTGCCTAGCCAAGGACAGGGCTTGCTTAGGGGAAAGCTTATCTGGGGCATCCTGCCTGCTACTTCTCTTGTGGTTTCTCCCAGCTAAGAGTTCCTCCAGTTCCTGGACCAATAAATATTCATCTGCCAAGAGATAACTGCTGTGTCTCAATTAAGTGTTCACTTATTGTTCACTATTATTTTTGCTATGATCATGGTTAAGGGTATAGGTTCTATGGAATCAGAGCAGAGGGGCCTGGACTATGCAGAAGGCATGAAGTATTTTTCCAAGTATGTTGCAGGGGAGGTTGGGGTGCAGTGACCACCACTTCCATCATCTGAATAACTTGTCTGAGctgctcagcatcattaattcatttaatgtgGAATCTCAACTACGTCCTTGGACTGGGGCGACAGCAGTGACCTTATGGAACACCCAGTCTAGAGGGAGAGACTGACAAATAAGCAGTTACTACTGTCAGTGTGATAGGTTTCTTCAATGGAAGGCTGTCCAGCATGAACCTTGGTACAAGTTCAAGTCTCAGGTCAGCTACTTAGCTATGAAATCATGGGAGGTGAATTCATCTGCCTAAGTTTGACAACCCTTGAAGTGACtgacccaggattcaaatccaagaAGTCTGGCCTCACCTCTctttgtgcctcaatttcctcatctgtaaaatggggataataatagtagcaACCCCATAGGAGTCCTGCAGGCTATGCTGAGTTAGGATTTTATCCAAAAGGTACTGAAGAGACTTTCTGGGTTTTGGGGGCCACACagcctgtgggattttagttccctgaccagggattaaactctcAACCtcagcacagaatcctaaccactggaccactaggaaattcCCTGAGAAGACTTGCTTTTAAGCAAGGAGAGAGATACTCAACTTTGCACCTGAGGCTTTGCACAAGCTGGCCGCTCCTGGCTAGAAATGCCCTTCCTGACTTGttgtccatctttgtctgcatACTCCCCTCAGCCTTCACCTCCTACAGGAAGCCTTTCCTGGTTACACCAAGCCTTGGGCCTCTGGTCCCCTAGCAAGGTTTAAGCTCACTGAACTGTATTTGAGAACAATTCCATCTCATTTCCACTCTGAGCTCCAgatctcccctccccccacccttttCTAAGATTCCCCTGAAATGCTACACAGAACAGTCATAACAAAATGGTCAAgaactcagtttctcagtcaaAGCTGGATTAAAATCCTGGCTTTGCTACTTTTGTTGGACAAACCCCTTCATCTTTCTGGgactcagttccctcatctgcaGAACAGGGAGAATCATAGTATATGTTCACCTAATAGGATGGCTGGGAGGACTGAAAGTGATGGTGTGTGTACAAGCACTTAGTATCTTGTTTAACAAATAGCAACTTgtgttatattattattaatcatcTACTGTTACATTGGGATTGCCTCATAGCcccagtaaagaaactgcctgccatgcaggagactgggttcagttcctgcgttgggaagatcccctggagaagggaatggcaacccactccagtattcttgcctggagaatcccatggacagaggagcctggcgggctacagtccatggggtcacaagagtcggacacaacttagcaactaaaccaccaccactgttaCATTAAGTTAAAAACAGAACCAGTGTCTGGTCTGTGaaatatatcttaataaagctgttaaacACAACAAAGCAGGCTACAGAGTATGGTGAAAtgtgtgtttccatttttgtaaAATGCATGGGAAAAATGCTATAAgagttatgttgttgttcagtcgctcagtcctgtctgacttcgttatcccatggactgcagcacgccaggcttccctgtcttcaccatctcctggagcttgttcaaactcaagtccattgagtcggttatgccatctgatcctctgtcgtccccttctcctcctgccttcaatctttcccagcatcagggtcttttttaatgagtcagttcttcgcatcagatgaccaaagtatcagagcttcagcttcagcagcagttcttccaatggatattcagcgGTTGATAAGGATTATACTTACATGGTAAGAGAGGTATGTctgggttttaattttcttttaaaaaattctgcaatgaatatttattacttGTGCTATGAAAACAAAGACTTTCACCAAAAAGCAGACCATGAAGTTGCTCTCAGCACTTCTGTTGTTGGTATTCGTCCCATTAGACTGTAAgccccatgagggcagggatCCCTTCTGCCTGGCGCCGGAAAGGCGCGGAGTAATGGACGGAAAGGTGACCGGATAGATGGGGGCGGCTCTGGTACCCTCACCTGCAGTACCGCACTCTCCCTGTGGGTGGCAGGCTCCGCATGTGCGGGCGCCGCCCACGAGTCTGGCCAGAGAGGAGTCGCGCCTGAGACCTTCAACGTGGCTATCTGATCTCAGGGTCCTTGTAGGAGGGAGAGAGGCGGAATCTGCGAGAGGAATAGAGAGAGCCCAGATTCGGGGACTCCTTCTTAAGGCCTCGCCTCTGAGACGTCTCCAGCATCTTCCCCTGATTGAAACAAGGAAACGAAAACTTTACTTTGTAGAGAATGTCCCCTTACACCACCTCACCCCAcaaggagaggcagagaggagaaaCTGAAAGGTCCCCGGacctggaagagaaagaaagtggtCCTCCCTGAAGATCGTCATCCTCACAACTCATAACTCACGGCCTGCTGCGCTTAGCAGTGGACTAATTGCCCCCACCCAGTAGCTCTTTGATCTTAGAAGAGAGGTGTGCTAGtctcccattttgcagacaagGGTCATTGCGCCTTAGAGAGGTAGTGCTTGCTTAGAGAAGCGGATCGCTGCTGAGTCGGATTCCAGCCCCCTTTCTTATCtctgcctccccacctccctccactcccCCCATCCTATGTCAAACTGAGACATCCTTGGAGAGGGTGTATTCCAAactaaattacatttaaaaaaatactaatagcATTTGTTTAACCTACCCTTCCTATGGTACTGGCACTCatcatatattatctcatttaatccttccaacAACCCTTTGAAGTAAgaattattattatccccattttacctATGAGGAAATTGAGCCTCAGAGAAGCAAATACTGACAAATCTAGAGAGCAAGTGGGACAGAGCCATGATTCAAATGTATGGCTGTCTGACCCCAAAGTCTTTGCGTTTTAGCAGTACATGTTTTTCCTTCGTAATTAagtataaggggcttccctggtgacccagtcgtaaagagtccacctgccaatgcaggagacacgaatttgatccctggtctgggaagatcccacatgcctcggaacaattaagcctgtgcaccaccactgctgagcctgcgctctagagcctgggagctctAACTTTTGAAGCCCcaacaccctagagcctgtgctccacaaaagacaagccaatgcaatgagaagcctgtacacaacaactaaagagtagcccctactcaccccAGCTAGAAAAAAGCCggagcagcaaagaagacccagcacaccctaaataaatatattaattaaattatttttaaactatattaagtATTCAAGTATTGAATACATACATCTATACAGTACAAATTACAAAATAGTTGtaataataatgatttaaaagCCTCCCCCATTCCTGTTCTCCACCTACCCAGTTTCACTACAAAGAAGGTCATCATACTAGAGATTTCTGATGATTCTTCTAGAGATATTTGATATGTAGACAAACACCTATATTACTGCCTCTCACATACTCATCAATGACTTCCTAAAATTTAAGAAGGACTGAGTCTTCTTCTTCTAGAACAGGATATAATTTCTCTTCACTGACTCCTTGGATTGGCATGCAGGGCCTCCCAAGGGCACCTCCACCGAACTCTATGCGTCACCCACACAGGTCTCCAAGCTCCGCATCACGTTGCCATCTCCCCAGCCTCCTAGTCTCTAGCCTCCCTCCAACAGCTCCATTTATTGGGATCTTTTTCTCTTTGAGTCTCCCCAGCCAGAATCTACCCACCTCCCGGACCCCAGAGGCCCCGCCAGCCTCTCTTAGCATATTTCATTGTACAGTGATGGTGTATCCCACAGGACCTTGGAGGTCAGAGTGAGGCGCTGGGTTTTATCCTAATCGAACAGGAAGCCGTTGAAGGGTTGCAGAGAGGAGAGGTCTAGTCAGATTGGCCCTTTAGAAGGGTCATCCCAGCTGCTCTGTGGGGAACAGATTGGAGGCGGTGAACCTGTAAGGGGACAGAGCAGCCCTCATGCTAATGCAATAGTCCAGTGGAGAGACAACAGTGGCTGTGACAAAACAGGGATGGAGAACATTCGACAGACATTTCCTCTTGCTGGTTGATTGgttgtgaaaatgaaagagacCATGAGAAAGATGGTACAAGGGACCCCTAAAATGAATAATCCAGTAATGGGTGTTTGTCTCCGTCCCTGCCTTTCTTACTGGATTACTCATTTTAGGGGTCCCTCGTCATTGGGTAGCTGGCCTTATAATGGCACCACCATCCATCCACTCCCCAAGCTAGCAAACTAGGAGTCCATCTGTCTTCCAAAGGGCCATCACTGCTTCTGGCCACCATATTCACTAAGGACACCTCAGTCATCATCTGAGCTAACCTTCTTTCTGTTTATGAAATATGGCAAGTCCCTCCCAACCTCAGGGCCTTGGCCCATGTTGTTCCCTCTGCCAGGAATTCTCTTCCCACTCCTTGTCTTGATAACTTTTAAGCATCTGGGGAGCTTCATAAGAGGAGGGACCTTGTCCACTTCGCTTACTCCTGTATCCCAGCACCGAACCCAGTGCCTGACATAAACCAGGTGCTTGCttaatcaatatatattttttaatgaaatgattcTGCTTGTTACATTTTGATACAAAATTTGGACTCTACCATGCaaaatgggtcaggaagatttcctggaaaaaggaatggcaacccactccagtattcttgtctggagaactgcATGGGCAGACCATATGAtggtaaaaagtcagacacgactgaacaactaacactttccctttcatgcaaTATAACACcttgtctttgtttttatctaAGGATTTGGTACACCCCATAGTTATAGCCTAAACTGCACCCAGACAGTCAGCCTCTGTTTGCATTTCCCATGCCAGGCTGCCCAGtaataaatactgctgctgctgctgctgctaagtcacttcagtcgtgtccgactctgtgcaaccccatagatggcagcccaccaggctcccccgtccccgggattctccaggcaagaatactggagtgggttgccatttcctcctccaatgtatgaacgtgaaaagtgaaagtgaagtcactcagtcgtgtccgactctttgagaccccatggactaaagcccaccaggctcctccatccatgggattttccaggcaagagtactggagtggggtgccattgccttctctgagtaatAAATACTAACTGTTctaaaacgtttttttttttttttttacatttaagagttttattattattttgctgttGTCTTATTCTGGtgacaaaagaaaatatgtcaaTTGTATAAACTGCAGGTAGAAATAAATTAGAAGGTACGAGTTCCCCGTGGGCCCTCCCTTTTAGAGCCActgctgatttattttttatcttttggccatgctgagtggcatgtgggatcttagtctgCTCAGCCAGGGCTCTAACCCATGTCCCCCACGGT
Coding sequences within it:
- the COX6A1 gene encoding cytochrome c oxidase subunit 6A1, mitochondrial, which codes for MAAAAGSRVFGLLGRSRLQLSRCMSSGAHGEEGSARMWKALTYFVALPGVGVSMLNVFLKSHHGEEERPEFVAYPHLRIRSKPFPWGDGNHTLFHNPHVNPLPTGYEDE